One stretch of Paenibacillus sp. FSL R5-0341 DNA includes these proteins:
- a CDS encoding SAM-dependent methyltransferase, producing the protein MSRDEQSNSTEVQKNSREDQQSNESGGLELKQIVFIGRTFEEYMKMFNLTVDEINGKSILDCPGGACSFSSQARKLGADPMAVDMAYEYEIDELEVKGFQDIEHTMKKMEPVQGIYVWEQFGSIQGLKEERTRAITDCIADMRMFPDRYVASVLPDLPFDDEQFDLTLSAHFLFTYADRLDIDFHVATVMELLRVTKREVRIFPTVDMSGERYKHMDALKLILEERGCTVSEEPTAYEFQRNAHTMLQIVKHNRTR; encoded by the coding sequence ATGAGCAGAGATGAGCAGAGCAACAGTACAGAAGTGCAGAAAAACAGCAGAGAAGATCAGCAGTCCAATGAGTCTGGAGGCTTGGAACTGAAACAGATCGTTTTCATAGGAAGAACCTTCGAGGAATATATGAAGATGTTCAACTTAACGGTGGACGAGATTAATGGCAAGTCTATTCTGGATTGTCCAGGCGGTGCCTGTTCGTTTAGTAGCCAAGCGCGCAAATTGGGTGCAGACCCCATGGCCGTGGATATGGCCTACGAATACGAGATCGACGAGCTTGAAGTAAAGGGATTTCAGGACATTGAGCATACGATGAAAAAGATGGAACCGGTGCAGGGCATATATGTGTGGGAACAATTTGGATCAATCCAGGGGTTAAAGGAAGAACGAACTCGTGCTATCACAGATTGCATCGCAGATATGAGAATGTTTCCTGACCGTTATGTGGCGTCTGTGCTCCCGGATCTACCTTTTGACGATGAACAATTCGATCTGACGTTATCCGCCCATTTCCTGTTTACGTATGCGGATCGATTGGATATTGATTTTCATGTTGCAACCGTAATGGAGCTGCTGCGTGTGACCAAACGAGAGGTTCGTATTTTTCCGACAGTGGATATGTCTGGCGAACGTTACAAGCATATGGATGCGTTAAAATTAATACTCGAAGAGCGTGGGTGCACCGTATCCGAAGAACCAACAGCATATGAATTTCAACGGAACGCTCACACCATGCTTCAAATTGTTAAACATAATCGAACAAGATAG
- a CDS encoding Gfo/Idh/MocA family oxidoreductase, translated as MVRFGVVGTNWITERLLEAAAQVEGFELTAVYSRTEDKANAFADKYDVEHRFTDLEELAASDVIDAVYIATPNTVHAEQAELFLRNGKHVLCEKPLAANSAEVRSMIDTAREHEVLLMEAMKSTLVPQFKMVQKSLHKIGPVRKYVAGYSQYSSRYDKYKEGIVLNAFKPELANGALMDLGVYCLYPLITLFGAPNRVQSQAMMLESGVDGHGSVLLDYDGMDAVVTYSKISNSHLPSEIMGELGSIIIDKIGSPEHAEIRYNDGTVEQLTVEQTHPAMYYEVEEFVHLVQQGQKESDMNTYERSYVTMQVMDQIRKQIGLVFPND; from the coding sequence ATGGTTCGTTTTGGCGTAGTGGGTACCAACTGGATTACGGAAAGGCTTCTGGAAGCCGCAGCACAGGTTGAAGGATTCGAATTGACCGCCGTGTATTCAAGAACTGAAGATAAGGCTAACGCATTTGCAGATAAATATGATGTTGAACACCGCTTCACCGATCTGGAAGAGTTGGCGGCAAGTGATGTGATCGATGCAGTCTACATTGCAACACCGAATACGGTTCATGCGGAGCAGGCTGAGCTTTTTCTCAGAAACGGCAAACATGTATTGTGCGAGAAGCCTTTGGCTGCAAATAGCGCCGAAGTTCGAAGTATGATCGATACAGCACGAGAACACGAGGTTCTACTCATGGAAGCGATGAAATCGACCCTCGTTCCCCAGTTCAAAATGGTGCAGAAGAGCCTGCATAAAATCGGTCCTGTCCGCAAATACGTAGCAGGATACTCTCAGTATTCTTCACGTTACGACAAGTACAAAGAGGGAATTGTCCTGAACGCATTCAAGCCTGAACTCGCTAATGGGGCGTTAATGGATCTCGGTGTGTATTGTCTCTACCCATTGATTACATTGTTCGGTGCACCTAACCGGGTTCAGTCCCAAGCGATGATGCTTGAATCTGGCGTGGATGGACATGGTAGCGTGCTGCTGGATTATGACGGGATGGATGCGGTCGTTACATATTCCAAAATCTCCAACTCTCATCTACCAAGCGAAATCATGGGGGAATTGGGCAGCATCATCATTGACAAGATTGGCTCACCGGAACATGCAGAGATACGATACAATGACGGTACGGTGGAGCAGCTCACAGTCGAACAAACCCATCCGGCGATGTATTATGAAGTGGAGGAGTTCGTGCATCTGGTTCAGCAGGGCCAAAAGGAATCGGACATGAACACGTATGAACGCTCCTATGTAACGATGCAGGTTATGGATCAGATTCGTAAGCAGATTGGGCTTGTATTCCCTAACGATTGA
- a CDS encoding bifunctional transcriptional activator/DNA repair enzyme AdaA, translating into MESRDQDRIQPESIEQKYWHAIIHNDNSYDGTFFYGVQTTGIFCRPSCKSRAPKAENVLIFHYVEEALARKFRPCKRCKPTGERVPDQEWIYGITDYIEHHYAEPLTLDVLATVSHGSPYHLHRVFKRITGRTPVQYIQEKRITEARKLLEHTRLNVTDIARHVGIPNSAYFITVFRKHTGLTPAHYRERHDNS; encoded by the coding sequence GTGGAAAGTCGAGATCAAGATCGCATACAACCCGAATCTATAGAGCAAAAATACTGGCATGCCATCATCCACAACGATAATTCTTATGATGGAACGTTCTTTTACGGCGTGCAGACAACAGGTATTTTCTGCCGACCTTCCTGTAAATCGAGAGCACCCAAAGCTGAAAATGTTCTGATATTTCATTATGTTGAAGAAGCATTAGCACGAAAATTCAGACCCTGCAAACGTTGCAAGCCAACAGGTGAGCGGGTACCTGATCAGGAGTGGATATATGGGATCACCGATTACATTGAACATCATTATGCCGAGCCTCTAACCCTAGATGTTCTTGCCACCGTAAGTCATGGTAGTCCTTATCATCTGCATCGTGTGTTTAAGCGGATTACTGGCCGCACACCCGTTCAATATATTCAGGAAAAACGAATTACCGAAGCACGAAAGTTGCTTGAACATACCAGACTTAACGTCACAGATATTGCACGCCATGTCGGTATACCCAACTCAGCTTATTTCATTACTGTATTTCGCAAACACACAGGTCTCACACCTGCACACTACCGCGAAAGGCATGACAACTCATGA
- a CDS encoding radical SAM protein, whose amino-acid sequence MKTNLTYKVPKTLLNKGTGFLNGYTHTLNPYTGCAFGCSYCYVRQMPVSLFRKEDWGSWVDVKQEASRVFAKELQRALTKGKVTIFMSSSTDPYQPAEYKERITRSLLETMIQYPPDFVLVQTRSPLVTRDIDLLQQLGDRVRVSMTVETDLDDMRKHFSPSAPPIAGRLRALEQLRDAGIPTQVAIAPVLPSSEQFASILRPLVQRVCIDDYFMGDGSEGKRTRRLGMESLYQQVRMEHWYHPDAYKAVVQRMKDYFAEDEIWISQAGFEP is encoded by the coding sequence ATGAAGACCAACCTTACTTACAAAGTACCCAAAACGTTACTCAACAAGGGGACAGGGTTCCTTAATGGATATACACATACGCTGAATCCTTACACAGGCTGCGCCTTCGGTTGTTCCTATTGTTATGTCAGACAGATGCCTGTCTCCTTATTTCGCAAAGAGGATTGGGGAAGCTGGGTCGATGTGAAACAGGAGGCTTCTCGAGTGTTCGCCAAAGAATTGCAACGTGCCCTGACGAAAGGCAAAGTCACCATATTCATGTCATCCAGTACTGACCCGTATCAACCCGCCGAGTACAAAGAGCGTATCACGCGTTCATTGCTTGAAACGATGATACAGTATCCGCCGGATTTCGTATTAGTTCAGACTCGCAGTCCACTGGTTACAAGGGATATAGATTTGCTACAGCAGTTAGGTGACCGGGTTCGGGTCAGCATGACCGTGGAGACGGATCTGGACGATATGCGCAAGCATTTCAGTCCTTCTGCTCCCCCGATTGCCGGCCGATTACGTGCACTGGAACAGTTGCGGGATGCCGGAATACCCACACAGGTTGCGATTGCTCCCGTATTACCCAGCAGTGAACAGTTTGCATCCATCTTGAGACCTCTAGTTCAGCGTGTGTGCATTGACGATTATTTCATGGGCGATGGCAGTGAGGGCAAGCGCACCCGTCGACTCGGCATGGAGTCACTCTATCAGCAAGTGAGGATGGAACATTGGTATCATCCTGATGCGTATAAAGCTGTTGTTCAGCGGATGAAAGACTATTTTGCCGAGGATGAGATCTGGATCAGTCAGGCGGGATTTGAGCCCTAA
- a CDS encoding Gfo/Idh/MocA family oxidoreductase, with amino-acid sequence MKTMKVGIIGCGKISGIYMENCHRFEVLELVAVADLDRKRAEEQAAAYNVPNVYSVDELLADPEIELIINLTIPSVHADVCLRALESGKHVYVEKPLAVTREEGQAVLETAKRKGLLVGCAPETFFGSGIQTSLQLVEEGVIGKPVAATAFMMSRGHEHWHPDPEFYYASGGGPMFDMGPYYLTALVQLMGPIKSIAGMTGKAMEERTITSEKKRGQTVPVEIPTHVTGLLQFEQGAIGTLITSFDVFGGSALPPIEIYGTHGTLQVPDPNTFGGPVRYRLLGEQEWTEVPLLPGYQENTRGIGVADMAYAAHSGRAHRASGELAYHVLEAMWAFHDSSDEQAFYQMKSSCQRPAALPVDLPLYTLDK; translated from the coding sequence ATGAAAACAATGAAAGTAGGCATTATTGGCTGCGGTAAAATCAGCGGTATTTATATGGAAAACTGTCACCGGTTCGAGGTGCTGGAACTTGTTGCTGTTGCGGATCTTGACCGGAAACGTGCCGAAGAGCAGGCTGCTGCCTATAACGTGCCTAACGTATACAGCGTCGACGAACTCTTGGCTGATCCCGAGATTGAGCTGATCATCAACTTGACGATTCCTTCCGTTCATGCGGATGTATGCTTGCGTGCGCTTGAATCTGGAAAACATGTGTATGTGGAAAAACCGCTTGCTGTTACCCGTGAAGAAGGGCAGGCCGTACTCGAAACAGCGAAGCGTAAAGGATTGCTCGTGGGTTGTGCGCCTGAGACATTCTTTGGCTCGGGTATCCAGACTTCACTTCAATTAGTGGAGGAAGGAGTAATCGGCAAGCCGGTAGCGGCGACTGCATTTATGATGAGCCGTGGACATGAGCACTGGCACCCAGATCCGGAGTTTTATTACGCGTCAGGCGGTGGGCCAATGTTTGACATGGGTCCGTACTATCTCACCGCATTGGTTCAACTAATGGGACCGATCAAGTCAATTGCGGGTATGACAGGTAAAGCCATGGAAGAACGGACGATTACGAGTGAGAAAAAGAGAGGCCAGACGGTTCCCGTTGAAATTCCAACTCACGTTACCGGTCTGTTACAGTTTGAACAAGGAGCCATTGGCACGCTGATTACGAGCTTTGATGTATTTGGCGGAAGTGCCCTGCCACCAATTGAGATATATGGCACGCACGGTACATTGCAAGTACCTGATCCCAACACCTTCGGCGGTCCAGTTCGTTACCGCTTGCTGGGTGAACAGGAATGGACGGAAGTTCCACTTCTCCCAGGGTATCAGGAAAATACACGCGGCATCGGTGTGGCAGATATGGCCTATGCAGCCCATAGCGGACGTGCACACCGGGCAAGTGGGGAGCTGGCATACCACGTTCTTGAGGCCATGTGGGCATTCCACGATTCATCAGATGAGCAGGCATTCTACCAAATGAAAAGCTCGTGTCAGCGCCCAGCTGCATTGCCAGTGGATCTGCCATTGTATACATTGGATAAATAA
- a CDS encoding ThuA domain-containing protein produces the protein MSKALIVWGGWDGHEPEQVAAIFERILKEEQFEVEVSNTLESYADAEKLLGLDLIVPLWTMGQIEQELVNNVSAAVQSGVGLAGLHGGMCDAFRNNVDWQFMTGGQWVAHPGNDGVEYMVNMKRGSSPLLDHIEDFQVKSEQYYLHVDPAVEVLATTRFPVVTGPHAANGPVDMPVVWTKRWGAGRVFYNSLGHHADIVDMKPVTEMMRSGFKWTAAGKELAKSRTDAVNEVYTGMADNQN, from the coding sequence ATGAGCAAAGCACTGATCGTATGGGGCGGCTGGGACGGACATGAACCGGAGCAGGTAGCAGCGATTTTTGAACGCATTTTGAAGGAAGAGCAGTTTGAGGTTGAAGTCTCGAATACGTTGGAGTCTTATGCGGATGCAGAGAAGCTACTGGGTCTGGATCTAATCGTACCATTGTGGACGATGGGGCAGATTGAGCAGGAGCTAGTCAATAACGTATCAGCGGCAGTTCAGAGCGGTGTGGGCCTGGCTGGTCTTCATGGCGGCATGTGTGATGCCTTCCGAAATAACGTGGACTGGCAGTTTATGACGGGTGGACAATGGGTTGCCCATCCAGGTAACGATGGCGTGGAGTATATGGTGAACATGAAGCGCGGCTCTAGCCCGTTATTGGATCATATTGAAGATTTTCAGGTGAAAAGTGAACAGTACTACCTGCACGTAGACCCGGCAGTGGAAGTGCTGGCAACGACTCGTTTTCCAGTGGTGACTGGTCCGCATGCAGCAAATGGACCGGTAGATATGCCGGTTGTTTGGACGAAACGCTGGGGCGCAGGACGGGTATTTTACAACTCATTGGGACATCATGCAGACATTGTAGACATGAAACCCGTGACTGAAATGATGCGCAGTGGTTTCAAATGGACGGCAGCAGGCAAGGAGCTTGCGAAGAGCCGAACAGATGCAGTGAATGAAGTATACACAGGTATGGCGGACAACCAGAACTAA
- a CDS encoding Gfo/Idh/MocA family oxidoreductase: protein MSNRLRVGMVGYKFMGKAHSNAYRSLPMFFPSAPLKPEMSVICGRNEQGVQEAANQFGWSESVTDWRELVKRDDIDLIDINAPSDAHKEIALEAARQGKHLFCEKPLALSLADSREMLQAAEDAGVAHMVGFNYRFSPAVQLAKDLVESGRLGKIYHFRAFFLQDWIMDPSFPLVWRLQKEVAGSGSHGDLGAHLIDLARFLVGEFQEVIGMSETFIKERPLAAEMTGLSAKGSSNADAPKGEVTVDDATLFLARFAGGALGSFEATRFAAGHRSTNSFEINGSLGSVRFDFERMNELEVYFTKDEEDVQGFRRVLATDPAHKYAEAWWPAGHTIGFEHTFTHEMLELVTAISEGRQPSPSFHDGVACQAVLEAVERSVTERRWVPLEEM, encoded by the coding sequence ATGTCAAATCGTCTTCGTGTCGGAATGGTTGGATACAAGTTTATGGGGAAGGCCCACAGTAACGCCTATCGCAGTCTGCCGATGTTTTTCCCGTCTGCTCCGCTGAAGCCTGAGATGTCCGTGATCTGTGGACGTAACGAGCAGGGAGTGCAGGAGGCAGCGAATCAGTTCGGCTGGTCCGAGAGTGTAACGGATTGGCGAGAACTGGTGAAGCGGGATGATATCGATCTGATTGATATTAACGCGCCAAGTGATGCCCACAAGGAAATTGCGTTGGAAGCGGCTCGTCAGGGCAAACATCTTTTTTGTGAGAAACCACTGGCCCTGTCGCTTGCGGATTCACGTGAGATGCTTCAGGCAGCAGAGGACGCTGGAGTCGCCCATATGGTGGGGTTCAACTATCGTTTCTCACCAGCAGTACAGTTAGCCAAAGATCTAGTGGAGAGCGGACGACTCGGTAAGATCTATCATTTTCGTGCGTTTTTCCTTCAGGACTGGATCATGGACCCTTCGTTCCCATTGGTATGGCGTTTGCAAAAAGAAGTGGCTGGCTCCGGTTCCCACGGGGATCTGGGTGCGCATTTAATCGACTTGGCGCGTTTCCTCGTTGGTGAGTTTCAGGAAGTCATCGGTATGAGCGAAACATTCATCAAAGAGCGACCGCTTGCAGCCGAGATGACCGGGCTGAGTGCAAAGGGCAGTTCGAATGCGGATGCACCCAAAGGGGAAGTAACCGTCGATGATGCGACGCTATTCCTTGCACGGTTCGCAGGAGGTGCGCTGGGTAGCTTCGAGGCTACACGCTTTGCGGCGGGGCATCGCAGTACGAACTCGTTTGAGATTAACGGTAGTCTCGGTAGCGTACGATTTGATTTTGAACGGATGAATGAACTGGAAGTGTATTTTACAAAGGATGAAGAGGACGTACAGGGATTCCGCCGTGTATTGGCAACCGATCCTGCACACAAATATGCCGAAGCTTGGTGGCCTGCCGGACATACAATTGGATTCGAGCACACGTTCACCCATGAAATGCTGGAGCTGGTGACTGCGATCTCTGAAGGACGACAACCATCACCAAGTTTCCACGATGGGGTTGCCTGTCAGGCTGTACTGGAAGCCGTAGAACGTTCTGTGACGGAACGACGCTGGGTGCCGCTTGAAGAGATGTGA
- a CDS encoding LacI family DNA-binding transcriptional regulator, translating to MASRKEVADLAGVSEATVSRVLNGVGPIKEETRRKVLEASEQLGYVPSALARSFARSKSGNLGVVLPYVPKAHLFSAYFFSEMLSGIGSKARDNGMDLLVMFRTPGEVMNYTDLFRRQKVDACIILGARDDHEELAAMQQLHQEGHPFCVMNQHFEGQSFMEVDADHVEGSRLAIRHLTDQGYRKIAFLNGPDSYSNSQERMEGVRLGLQEAGMELDPSLLLEGNYSRRSGIAAAAIIADRLHEIDAVFAANDRMAIGVMHGLRERGIGPADFPAFVGYDDSDAAEMAVPPLSSVRVPFFEMGELAASKLMRGSVGGTPEANNPVVSVTESARALLPTELIIRASSIRQ from the coding sequence ATGGCATCTCGTAAAGAAGTGGCTGATCTTGCGGGTGTTTCCGAGGCGACGGTCTCCCGGGTGCTTAATGGGGTAGGCCCTATTAAAGAAGAGACACGCCGCAAGGTCCTTGAAGCTTCCGAACAGTTAGGCTATGTGCCCAGCGCACTTGCTCGCAGCTTTGCCAGAAGTAAAAGCGGGAACCTTGGCGTGGTGTTACCTTATGTTCCGAAGGCGCATCTGTTCTCGGCTTATTTTTTCTCGGAAATGCTGAGTGGAATTGGAAGCAAAGCCAGAGACAATGGCATGGACCTGCTGGTTATGTTCCGGACACCGGGTGAAGTGATGAATTATACGGATCTGTTCCGGCGTCAGAAAGTGGACGCTTGCATTATCCTTGGTGCCAGAGATGATCACGAAGAACTGGCGGCCATGCAGCAGCTTCATCAGGAAGGACACCCATTCTGTGTCATGAATCAACATTTTGAGGGCCAATCGTTCATGGAAGTGGACGCGGATCATGTGGAAGGCAGCAGGCTTGCGATACGTCATCTTACGGATCAGGGGTATCGCAAAATCGCTTTTCTCAATGGTCCGGATAGCTATTCCAACAGCCAGGAGCGAATGGAAGGTGTCCGTCTGGGCCTGCAAGAAGCGGGTATGGAGCTGGACCCGAGCCTATTGCTTGAGGGGAATTACAGCAGACGAAGCGGCATTGCAGCCGCGGCAATTATAGCAGATCGGCTCCACGAGATTGACGCTGTATTTGCGGCCAATGACCGGATGGCTATTGGTGTCATGCATGGTTTGCGTGAGCGGGGAATAGGGCCTGCGGATTTTCCGGCATTCGTGGGGTATGACGACTCCGATGCCGCCGAGATGGCGGTTCCGCCGCTGAGTAGCGTCAGGGTTCCATTTTTTGAAATGGGTGAACTTGCAGCATCGAAGCTAATGCGTGGGTCAGTGGGTGGAACACCTGAAGCAAATAACCCGGTTGTATCCGTAACTGAATCAGCAAGAGCTTTGTTGCCTACCGAACTGATTATCCGTGCTTCTTCTATCCGTCAATAG
- the glpX gene encoding class II fructose-bisphosphatase, producing the protein MERELALEIVRVTELAALASAPWMGRGDKNSADEAATLAMRAMFDSVSIRGTVVIGEGEMDEAPMLYIGEEVGNAEGPEVDVAVDPLEGTEIVAKGLNNALSVIAVAGKGNLLHAPDMYMEKLAVGPALVGKVSIEDPVEVTLEKAAAALNKNISDLTVMILDRVRHESTIKTLRKVGVRIKFLSDGDVAGAMAPAFPEAGIDLYVGSGGAPEGVLAAAALSCLGGEIQGRLMPANADEFQRCLQMGIDNPYKVLTMQDMIGTEDVIFAATGVTPGEILGGVRYLADDRAETDSIVMRAKTKTIRFIRSQHFLPNKEVLHKVRQLQSTPEPSDRIHVKTLEQAEFSQSSVDQGVTTTL; encoded by the coding sequence ATGGAACGCGAACTGGCGTTGGAAATTGTCAGAGTAACAGAATTGGCTGCGTTAGCTTCAGCACCCTGGATGGGACGAGGCGATAAGAACAGTGCAGATGAAGCGGCTACTTTGGCCATGCGCGCCATGTTCGATTCCGTGTCCATTCGCGGCACGGTGGTAATCGGTGAAGGAGAAATGGATGAAGCACCCATGTTGTACATCGGCGAGGAAGTGGGCAACGCTGAGGGCCCTGAGGTTGACGTGGCTGTAGACCCGCTCGAAGGTACAGAAATCGTGGCCAAAGGACTGAACAACGCTCTATCGGTTATTGCAGTGGCGGGAAAAGGTAACCTGCTCCACGCACCGGACATGTATATGGAGAAACTGGCTGTAGGCCCTGCGCTTGTAGGCAAGGTCAGCATTGAAGACCCGGTTGAAGTGACCCTGGAGAAAGCAGCAGCTGCTTTGAACAAAAACATCTCGGACCTCACTGTGATGATTCTGGATCGTGTACGACATGAGAGCACAATCAAGACGCTGCGTAAGGTTGGCGTACGGATCAAGTTCCTCAGTGACGGCGATGTTGCGGGTGCGATGGCACCAGCCTTCCCGGAGGCGGGCATTGATCTGTATGTGGGGTCTGGAGGAGCGCCGGAAGGTGTGCTGGCGGCAGCTGCCCTGTCTTGCCTAGGGGGCGAGATTCAAGGTCGCCTGATGCCTGCCAACGCGGACGAATTCCAGCGCTGCTTGCAGATGGGGATCGATAATCCTTACAAAGTGTTAACGATGCAGGATATGATCGGCACAGAGGATGTCATTTTTGCCGCAACGGGTGTTACGCCAGGTGAGATTCTGGGAGGGGTACGGTATCTTGCAGATGATCGGGCCGAAACCGATTCGATTGTCATGCGTGCCAAAACCAAAACGATTCGGTTCATTCGTTCCCAACACTTCCTTCCGAACAAAGAAGTGCTGCACAAAGTAAGACAGCTGCAATCCACGCCAGAACCTTCGGATCGCATTCATGTGAAAACGTTAGAACAGGCGGAGTTTAGTCAATCCTCTGTTGATCAGGGCGTAACAACGACGTTGTAA
- a CDS encoding GNAT family N-acetyltransferase — MTIRIEICTVEQVCELQEISYETFNETFKAQNSPENMKAYLEKAFNREQLESELSVTDSQFLFIYVNHKLAGYMKVNINDAQSEKMGMESLEIERVYIKKEFQKHGLGKVLLHKAIEMETEHQKRNIWLGVWEKNENAIAFYEKMGFVQTGAHAFVMGDEEQSDFIMTKTIL, encoded by the coding sequence ATGACGATTCGTATAGAGATATGTACCGTTGAACAGGTGTGTGAACTACAGGAGATTAGTTATGAGACGTTTAATGAAACGTTTAAAGCGCAAAATTCACCCGAAAATATGAAAGCTTATCTGGAAAAGGCGTTTAATCGAGAACAATTAGAGAGTGAGCTATCCGTTACAGATTCACAATTTCTTTTTATTTATGTCAACCATAAATTGGCAGGGTATATGAAGGTGAATATCAATGATGCTCAGTCTGAGAAGATGGGGATGGAGTCCCTTGAGATCGAGCGGGTGTACATTAAGAAAGAGTTCCAAAAACATGGGCTGGGTAAGGTGCTGCTCCATAAAGCCATAGAAATGGAAACTGAACATCAGAAGAGGAATATTTGGTTAGGCGTGTGGGAGAAAAATGAAAATGCCATCGCATTCTACGAAAAGATGGGATTTGTTCAGACCGGAGCCCATGCCTTTGTTATGGGAGATGAGGAACAGAGTGATTTTATAATGACCAAAACGATACTGTAA